From Aedes albopictus strain Foshan unplaced genomic scaffold, AalbF5 HiC_scaffold_531, whole genome shotgun sequence:
CAGGGCAGACGAACGAATGATCAGCCTCATGGGAATcgctgatcgaaaaaaaaaacaaaaatgaaacacgccttcattcggaatcgaaccaaaaaccttcggaTTGGCAGTACAACAAGCATACCATCACTATCAGAGCTATTTCAACAGCTCTGAAAGATCGAGGCTATATCgtcaataaaagcttgactggttcgcctttcgtctgcagtcggatgccatgtgacgaaaacatgttcgtttttcgtcgttgcaaaaggagacaaaacagaatgacgaaaactatagctccATGTTTTATTGTcggttcatcctcgtcgtggtttctttgtcggtcgccgacgatgatgcaagtgacggagttttattcgtcgatggttaccaaccctggaagagaacgctccagacatcgccattaagcacatcctttggagatggcctaattttgattggaccgttctcacttcgctctttcgtcaccacacaagacatccataggccaatattggacgaacaacagttgtgcaaATCCATTCGATATACTTGggctttagaccccaagttgtaccaaaggttcgccggcattgcccgaaggccatacaagctttcttgattctgaactcaatgtgaggtgtccagaaaagcttggaatcaagaatgactccaacgtattttacctgttcagtcacatcgatttcagaatcaaagagacgcaaaggtcaaacgccattacggtttcgcctttccgtaaaaaaaaacaatagatgttttactcggatcaaccgagaggccatattggcgacacctacccatcaactacctgaagggcgctttgcatcaggtcgaaaagagtggtgatacacataccaacaaacaatgttaggtagtcgtcggcaaaaccataagtaggaaaaccgctattattgagttgcctcaatagcgtatctgctacgaaattccacaaaagtggtgataagactcctccttgggggcataaacaaacactcaatttcctaatccctgttagacgcaatgtcgagaagaaataaaggtttttgagcatttgatgaatccgttTGGAAATCAtttgagatataccatgactccgtgcggcttccagtatgacatcgaaaggcacgttgtcaaaggcaccctcgatatctaagaaaacacccaagcaggattgcttttaagcgaatgccttctcgatatcgtaaacaactttgtgtaaaagagtcacagtggactttccagattggttagcatgttggttcacatgaggaggcacattggccagatgaacatcacggatgtgatgatcgacaatgcgttctaagcatttcagaagaaaagaggtcaaactgataggtctgaagctctttgcttcttcaaacgacgcacgacccactttcggaataaactttacagtaatatcccgccagtaTTTGGTAATATactctgtagcaaaactgcaaacaagtaggtttttcaaaacatctttgaaatgatcaaatcccttctgaagcaaaataggataaatcctatctgccccaggagatttgaaaggagcaaagctattaagtgctcaTTCAaacgattctaaagttatgatactccgagccgaagctaaagaatcataactacaagaaaagacatcaggttcatccaaagatgtaatatccacacatctggggaagtgtgtactgtataaacattcaaaaactttttcatcagaggaagtgaaatcaccatttggcaaacgaagttcgttcacttgaaaatccttttgcaaggattttgtccaaccgactgactttactcaaactggaaacatgtatagggtatgtgtgccatcagtaatctcatgctcccatttcaatcctattcgaaaacaagcgattacggcaccgattgactccgttctttttgttttcatgggtgctcacttccaaaaaaaaatacaaaaataagaaacaaaacaaacagcgcttcaatcctttgtttttcgtgggatgaaaatgggagccacatgtttaataagggaaccaataccctacaaaggtttttccagtcagatcgttcagcagactgAAGTGATTTCTGGTAGGTCTTGCGAGCAGTCCTGAATACCTCCGATCCAACcggacgtcgtctgttccaactctttctacattgtttcctgagctgggccagatcagagtttcaccaaggggttcctcttgtagcCTTCACAGACTGCAGAGGGcaagtttcttcaaaagctccatgatgaaggccgttgtagtatcaacggcatcatccatctaaatcacttggggtgccaatggatggtgagtatccatgaaatttggccacaACCAAATCAGTTAAATGTccgaaaagatgtagcgatgatcagatagagattcttcatctgacacatgtcaattgGTCAACTATTTCAGAtttaaataagtataaagacactatttccatataaaagtgtgtctttatacttatttgaatctgaaaagtcgatataaacgttttcatggatgaggggtctccagttagcctagtggttaaggttatggatcgccaatccggagacggcgggttcgattcccgttccggtcgggaaaattttctcgactccctggaaatagtgtatcattgtacttgcctcacaatatacaaattcatgcaatggcaggcaaaggaagcccttcaatttataactgtggaaatgcttaaagaacactaagttgaatcgaggtaggccaagtcccagtggggacgtagagccataaagaagaagaagaagatttataTAACGTtggccaaaattctagttattttaaagttgcagccaaaattccataacaatcgaatcgctagaaaaagagattttgatcccttaaCATGattatattttgtatggaaaacggctctgtttttatacttatttctcgcactgtagaaGTTTTTGTAATCTAAATGCTATAGAAGTTTTTGTTtaataaatttcattcaaaatctGATTACTGAACTACATTTTAAATCAATTTAATGTAGCATAATTTAATAAATGCCTTTTCATTTATTTCAGAACCCATCTGTCAATGGTGCAGACGAGGAGTGCCACCTGGTCAAAACGGAATCCTTGGCACAACGGAGGGCACCATCTTCTGTTCGGAGTCATGCTTTTCGCAAAGTCGCCGAGCCTCATTCAAGAGGGCTAAAACGTGCGACTGGTGCCGCCATGTGCGACATGCCGTCAGCTACGTAGACTTCCAGGATGGCGTCACGCAGTTACAGTTCTGTTCGGACAAATGTTTAAATCAGTACAAGATGCAAATCTTTTGTAATGAAACGCAAGCTCATTTGGATATGAATCCGCATCTGAAGGAGAAGTGTGCTTCGACAGGTACATTTTATAGTGAGTTATCACTGAAATTAAGCCGGTATTTATTTAATCTATgcgaatgaataaaaaaatgttaaactatTAATGGCGGCTTGGTTTCAACAAACTTACACAAGTTTACCGAATTGCTCAATTACGAACCTATTTCAGGCAGCCTCATAACCCCAGATCTCTGGTTGAAGAACTGCAAGAGCCGTTCCGTATCGCCGGCGTCAGATCGATCAGAATCCGTTTCTCCAGCACCGTCGATACCTATGCATCCATCTCCGGAACCCTCCCCATCGATGCAATCACCACCTACCAAAAAGCCAATGATCTCCGTTGCTCCTGCTTCTAAGCTGCTTTCCAAGACCGTGCAGGTACCGGTAGGCCGAAGTACCACTAAAGCAACCCGGAAACGCCGGCCCGGGTTGCGTCCTATGCAACAAGCCGTCCTCCAGAATAGACGAAGTTCAAATCACAAATTTGATTTTTCCcagtccaacaacaacaacaacaataactcCAACGTGATGAACAACAACCTTGCATCTCCAGGATCTACCATGCTTCCTAAACCGGCCACAATTACCAGTGGAGGCATCCAAGATTTACGGACAGCGATTCCGATGCAGAAACTACCCCACTCAATGACCCCAACCAAGTTCGAGAACCGAGAATCGCCAACTACACCTCGACCTCCCCTCAACATCCCTCATAAGTTCCTGCAAATGCCCCCGAATCCCGCTATGCGACCACCATTTTTTCCCATGAACCCCATGTTCCGTTTTGGATCTCTTCCAAATCAACCGAACGCCATGCCGCCACCTCCGCCAGTCGGAACGCCCTTACCCAATATGGATCCCGGACCATCTAATCGCCCTCCAGGATCAATCCTGGGTCTACCAGTTCCACCAGTAACCATTCTTGTCCCATGTCCCATCGTGATACCTCTTCCCATACCCATCCCTATCCCCATCCCATTGATCGACTTCCTCAAGGCAACAAACCCAAAGTCTCCGAAGCAAGAACCTTCCACAAGCCGATCACCGGATCCCCGCCTTGAGGACGTCAGCGACCCGGAACGGGAACCTGACTCGGAAGAATCGCCCCTAGACTTCACGACCATCACCCACGAGCAACGGCGGCAGCAGGATCTGGAGCAGGAAGAAGCTTTGGCCGCCAGTCGCAATAGCTACACCTTGGAGTCGATCGGAGTTGTTCCGGACGATACGAGGACTTCCGCGGAAGTGGACCGAAGTCCGGAACATAAACTGCCCAAATTCAAGATAACCCGGTTGAACCTGCGACGGGTGGCGGAGAGCGAAGAGGAAACGCCGCGAACAGTCTGTGGGCCAGTACGGGAGCAGCGTCTGTCACCGGAAGAGGAGGAGGCGGAGAACTGTCGGGAGATGGTGGTGGAACGAAGTCGACCGTTGAGGAAACGGAAACGCCTGGTGGTGGCCCATCATGAAGCGATGGCGGCCGAGCAGGACGAGGAAACTGGTGGTGCTAAAGGTTAAGTAGGGTTAGTTGTATAGGATTGTTTGTAGGTTCCAATGTTACAATTTGTCACAACTCTAGGTATTTATAGGATATTTGTAAAAGTAGATTCTTCTGTATAGAATAAGCCAAAGTTGGGCGTAAAGTTGATCTTGGACGATGTTGTTCCAGTTTTTCCGAAAATTAAGGGGCTTCAAGTAATTTACCAGCACTACGCGATTCCCAGATGAAGATTACTTTTCCAATGCTACAGCCCTGTATTGTGACATCACCTAATTTTTGGTTCTCAATTCCGctagtgacctctgctgtacatagtagccattacgtctccattctactcggtccatgtctgtgtgtctccagttccgtaccCTGCGTacggtccgcaaatcgtcctccgtTTGATcggcccacctagctcgctgcgcaccacgacttcttgtaccggtcggataactctcgagaaccattttagtcgggttgcaatccgacatcctgatgacgtgacccgcccaccgtagcctcccgatttttgcggtgtggacgatggttggttctctcagcagctgatccAATTCGTGgtgcattcgccttctccaattcccgtcttccaactgtactccgccgtagatggtacgcaacagtgggcttcgtggccgtgcggttagcggcgtcagtcgtttaggcgtattgtgagtgccacggagtgagggttcgattcccgctccagtcggaggaaacttttcgtcaaacgaaaaatccttcattggtccactgggtgttccgtgttgtccgttgcctaatgttagtgattgttcagtctgtgcaacctctggttgaagacggtgtagtgtcttttaaacaccttccgttcgaaaactccaagggcgcgttggtccatgtttcgtgcctatagaggacgaccggtctgatcagcgttttgtagatagttaacttcgtattacggcgaactttattcgatcgtagagttctgcggagtctaaagtaagcacgatttcctgccacaatgcatctgaatttctctgctggtgtcgttgtcggcggtcaccagtgagcccatgtactttgccttcgacacattaatgactaatccgattcgcctggcttcactcttcagtcggatgtacgtttccgccatcgtctcaaatttacgagcaatactatcaatatcatcagcgaaaccaagcagctgaacggacttcgtgaaaatcgttccactcgtgtttatccccgctctcctaattacaccaatgttgaacagcaagcacgtaagaccatcaccttgccgtaaccctctgtgagattcgaagggattcgagagtatctctgatactcgaactacgcacatcactcgatccatcgtcgctttgatcaatcgtatcagtttatctgggaatccgtattcgtgcataatctgccatagctgttctcgatcgattgtatcatacgccgatttgaaatcgatgttcaagtgatgtatgggcacgttgtattcgcagcatttctgcaacacctggcagattgcaaacatctggtccgttgttgcgcgttcacccatgaatccagccagatatttctccacgaactctcttacaatgcaatcggtgatagacggcgacttaaatttgagagagtaccttgtaggcagcgctcagtatagtggatttagcactaaattggtgtcggaagtaacttcattgacttccgctgcctttcctatgcgttaaacataacgtcggaagtagtacgctgtatagagcatcagatttactatacagcgcactacttccgacgttatgtttaacgcataggaaaggcagcggaagtcaatgaagtttcttccgacaccaatttggtgctgaTCGCGCGATACTTCCCGCAATCCAacctgtcgccctttttgtagatgggacacacgataccttcctcctcccaaatcttggtaatgacccagtgtagtgctctcaccagtgcttctccaccgtattttagaagctcgcataATATGCACActcattaaattttaataaactttactttcatttctaaaggcaataCATATAAACAttttcgccatgacaaggtggcacaatctttgttttcaaactgagacttctttcttgtccaattccagggtttcctctatttaagaaaattccatgtgAACTCACATCATATGTtgcatttgacgaatgcttgcatgaaaacataaaatttccccCGAGGTTGAAAGCAACtgtttaaaacaagtggttaatccggtcgaactatcagatcaaaaatgcaagaagcgTAAAGCGTAGTCTTTAAAGTTTCTAAACTAACTTGTGGAAACGTAATTACATTCACTGGATtgctagaaacattttttttaattacctatatgttcaaaacttagtgttgaaatgtctgcgcagaattaggaccacaatttaataccggttcctaattctgcgcacctaagaagaacaagaagtttaagaaaagaagaagaaaacccaATTGTTTTTTGaggattctgattcctcgaagacagcagtacaggatcCTCATGGAAAAGTAGACATTATCTTTATTACTTATGTCGCAAAATGATCCAGGACAATGTTTTAGCAACTTCGCTAAGGGACACAGAGCTAATATTGCACTAGCGTCCATAATTTTGTGGTATgttcgagaaagtgcgccgaattagggactgcgcagaattagggttggtcacgttatttcaaaaaacttaCATTCTCGTACACAATTCTTGCCATAGTAACAAACTCCCCATGTTTTCGCAATCTATTCTACTTTACAACTAATCAATTGTACCGTTCTGCCTGCAAATGCAATTgttgcagtgttgccagtttaatcgcaaactcttcgcaacacgtagcatgaaatcgaacagggccccaggggtcgatcgcatgtcagctgagatgctcaaagctgacctcgtagtatccacacaactactgcatcaattattctgcaacatatcaggccaaacatgtctaaaggtcctatctgcagaagagaggctctctttggtttccctctctttcgttaatatctcagctgtttatttgtattatcattgtctccttgcattgaccgatggtcaaaacaatcgtcttttgatttgtactgcaaaaatagttgaaaagtgtaccattacattgcaataattgaaagagaaagtgaacaaagagagcctctcaaatgcagataggacctattgaaatgtttggcctgatataggaaaccgcgacatttccggccgactggatgcaaggcgtcttagtaaaggtacccaaaaagggtgacctgactgtatgcgatgatTGGCGGGGCAtcgtgttactgtgtatcgttctcaaagtcctctgctaaGTGATCCTcaatcggatacaggagaagattgcgcaaccctccgacggcagcaagcaggattccgtgtcagacgatcctgtgtgaaccgtattgtcacgctccgtatcattctgaagcaaatcaatgaagtcaaagaatctctctacctggtgttcattgattacgaaaaagctttcgaccgtctcaatcacggaagcatgtgggaagccctcaggcgcaagggtctccctgagaaaatcagcggcctcattgaagcacagtacagggcattttcgtgcagagcactgcacaacggtgttttgtccgatcacatccgggtcgttgctgcagtgaggcaaggatgtatactaacaCCGCTACCGTTCctcatcgacgagatcctggtaggtgcgattgaccgtgaaccaaatcgtggattgctgtggcagcccattaccatggagcacctaaatgacttcgaactgactgatgacgttgctctcctagctcaacagcGCTCTGATATACAGAGCAAGCTCAATGATCTTCAGctacaggtcttaccatcaacgtcagcaagaccaaatcgttgaatgtaaacacggtcaaccctttcagctttacggtagctgggtaatcagtggagaatgttgaaagctccaatatcttgatagccaaatcagagccgtagcgtggtcccatggcgcccttggcaagcatacaGATTAACGCCCCACGCCAGTGGTGTTGTGATGActcctgaatctgcatgtcaaactgagccgaaatccaaattttcatgaattttggtgcccgggaacctatttgaaaatcaattctggcgttcgatttgaataggtcgaatctgcataggaaacacagcaaacatacgacgatattcaaatcgaacgccagaatttgaagtttgaatgggagcgatttgttcaatcaccccttgtcgcagtttgtactggacggagctgtcaaacagttgcccagctgtcaaaatgtgatttcaaaaaatctttttgaaattggttTTAGATACCAACAGTTATGTAATTCTTGAGGAGTTTGAAACGACCTTTTCAATGGTGAATTAATCTATATtgtttattaaaatttaaatttgctTTACCAAATAAAATGGCTTCCTCTGAAGTTTAATCTAAATGTTTCCCAGAAAAAGTGAATTTTCAGTAATTATTAGACGCACCATAGACATGGAAGAATGccgggaaaaattcctgtagaactcTCTTTATAagttttttgttggaatctccagaaaaattcctgctggaatcactgaatgaacttctgaaactctggaggagttcctgcaggaatattcggaggaatacctgatgaacgGAAACCTTTCCGCAAgattcctggaaatcctaaaacaGTCTGTGAAGAATTGCctgtaagaatttgtggagacccactggaaatatttttgaaagaatttttgaagtaattcctgataaaaaaaaacttaaggattCTTTGGGGAATATTCTGAAAATCCCCACAAGGTTTtacgaagaaatacctggaggaatttctgaagaaatctatgcaagccttaaaaaaaacttttggagaaattttagatgaaatcaatggcggattttctaacggaatatcAGGgacaatttatgaaaaaaaagtcCAAGttcatgattttctggaagagtttATGGGAAAACTCATGGTTTTatagaggaactccagcagaaatttatggtcgcaaatttgaaaaaatatcttaaaaatttaatcatgatttccGCCGAGCACGGTACGAAAATCTTTCATCAAAAACTCATCCAAAAGTTCTGCAATATTATTTCTTATACTGGTGTAAATAAGTACGGATAATGTATTAGAAATATCtgaatttattttattaattttcctcATTTGTCTAAAAAAACTTCATGAATCCAACAAACTCACTTAGAACTTCTTtagatttttctcgaaatttcacttattttttagaaattttgtattaacgatattttttAAAGCTCCATACAACTTTTGAATATTTGTACAGATTTTCTTGCTATACTCTACCTGATACTTCTAGCATTGATTGAATTTATTTTGTATCGTAAAATAAGATTACAGAATGTCTAGCAGATTATGTTtcgaaatttttctaaaattatttcaaaaactagGAACTGCAGCATGAATTCCGTATGAAGGGCTTTTAGAAGATTGATTACATCTTCGTTACATACGTTCTCATCTTGATACAGTTGAAATTATTCAAATGCTTTTCAACATTTTCAGAAATCTGTCTAGAATTTtctaatgttttgtggcttctcagtcttgacaaaatcaaaacactgttatgttattttgtctaaCATAACAGgattttgattttgtcaagactgggaagccacaaaacattagttTCCAAATACAGTCCAACACACCAACGATATAGAATTTTCTAGTCAACCAGTATAAAAGAGAAGATCTTTTCTGTTTTATTGTGTGTTTATCTACTTAAGTCTCAAACAATTTGCAATTATTTTGGTACGTCTTTGATAAACTCGTCACTAGATTCTTTCCATATTCTTACCGAAATTTTGGATGGTTTCTATATTGCCGACTTTTTTGGATCTATGAAGGATTTCTTACGCAAAAAATCAGCTTTTTTCGGAGTTTACCCCACATATCATCATCAAACAATTCAACTTGCATATAATTATATCTGGTACGCATCATTGATGACATTCCGGGATTGTTATTATCAAAcaaagttttctccagaaatttaataAAATCATCAGGGGTCTGTACAACAAATTTCCGGACATCTCTCTCAAGACTGAATCCATAAAtaaatgggtaattctcgctgagaccggcccactatttacaccttgtcttcaaaaagggtctggtacgtttggcataaggccgtttggcataatgccatttggcataaggacgtttggcataaaggacatttggcataagggacgtttggcataaaggacgtttggcataaagaatatgtgaaatatattttccctctggagaaaaattaaagaacagccttcagtggaaagaaggcaaacttgttAGTGGTGCATTACATTGGATTTCTTATTTTcgaaataaccttttgcttccaagaattggattttttttccggagggGGAATAttccttcttttgtatataggctgttctttatcgATACAAGCAATTTGGATCCTGGTAATTATTCTTTCCAGCAAATCATCCTTGTCTGCATAATATAACCAGAAAAAATAATGAATAATAATATATTAtcctttttaaaaataattttcgtTCTTTGACGATAAATTTGtagttcatttttactgaaatcattttatgccaaacgtcctttatgccaaatgtccattatgccaaacgtcctttatgccaaatgtcctttatgccaagtgtcctttatgccaaacgtccttatgccaaatggcattatgccaaacggccttatgccaaacgtaccagaccccttcaaaaatgtttaagttgccgattttctgaaaaccctcgctaaaaagtaagaaaaatgcatttggttactcaaactgatggaccccccgttagtttgagccacaacaatttttgcagaccccacgattttggtcaaatggtggctcacttaaaccgttataactcgaaagtttccccaaaaaccacctcaaaacgaattgttgttgaaaagaggaaagatagagctactatttacaataataaaaagttggatcggccatattgattttggccgccatcttggatttttataccaaaacatttttttcaccatgagggcaaccaccgattttcaaaatttttgcatcaattgaaagttgagacatttatacataacatatcaacaaattagagatgtctttttcttctttcaaaagttatctaccgttttgtaaatcatgccacatttgcgcactgggcccggtgccagcCGTTTTcttaaatgcagcgttatttcgcagtattTACGAACACAaatttaaattctgagtccactaatggaaagctgaaggtttaagcttttcaaaacactataaaagttataaaagcaatgcccgcatcattgagaaacagtcaaaaacggaaacgaacctccgattgggccaaattttgcggcacgcgcctttgtgtatacatgcaggcgtaaactcggatgctgttgcatgtcatATATGGAAATATATggggaaaacgtggcttaatttacaaaactgcggataacttttgataggaaaaaagacatctctaatgtttcgatatgttatgtatacctgtcttaactttcaattgatgcaaacattttgaaaatcggtggttgccatcatggtgaaaaaaatgttatggtataaaaatccaagatggcggccaaaatcaatatggccgacccaactttttattattgttaaaagtagctctatctttcctcttgtcAACAACAATTCTTTTTGAGGTGTTTTttagagaaactttcgagttataacggtttaaatgagccaccatttgaccaaaatcgaggggtctgctgtggctctaactaacggggggttcatcaatttgagtaaccaaatgcatttttcttacttttttagcgagggctttcagaaaaccggcaccttaaacatttttgaagacaatgtgtaaatagtgggccggtc
This genomic window contains:
- the LOC134284687 gene encoding sine oculis-binding protein homolog; the protein is MMRTADTHTREPICQWCRRGVPPGQNGILGTTEGTIFCSESCFSQSRRASFKRAKTCDWCRHVRHAVSYVDFQDGVTQLQFCSDKCLNQYKMQIFCNETQAHLDMNPHLKEKCASTGSLITPDLWLKNCKSRSVSPASDRSESVSPAPSIPMHPSPEPSPSMQSPPTKKPMISVAPASKLLSKTVQVPVGRSTTKATRKRRPGLRPMQQAVLQNRRSSNHKFDFSQSNNNNNNNSNVMNNNLASPGSTMLPKPATITSGGIQDLRTAIPMQKLPHSMTPTKFENRESPTTPRPPLNIPHKFLQMPPNPAMRPPFFPMNPMFRFGSLPNQPNAMPPPPPVGTPLPNMDPGPSNRPPGSILGLPVPPVTILVPCPIVIPLPIPIPIPIPLIDFLKATNPKSPKQEPSTSRSPDPRLEDVSDPEREPDSEESPLDFTTITHEQRRQQDLEQEEALAASRNSYTLESIGVVPDDTRTSAEVDRSPEHKLPKFKITRLNLRRVAESEEETPRTVCGPVREQRLSPEEEEAENCREMVVERSRPLRKRKRLVVAHHEAMAAEQDEETGGAKG